A region from the Silene latifolia isolate original U9 population chromosome 7, ASM4854445v1, whole genome shotgun sequence genome encodes:
- the LOC141589917 gene encoding uncharacterized protein LOC141589917 produces the protein MQNIKTSLHELHKLLVQAERDMGLDVSSSKDVLSINNKSKGKFKRSTSKDKKPNKGKGKVIGNNSSKPKKGASSEDKCHYYCGMGHWKRNCPKYIGDVKAGRVTPIGHVSKDKGKDKHA, from the exons atgcaaaacattAAGACTTCTCTCCACGAGTTGCACaaattgcttgtgcaagccgagagggacatgggtcTTGATGTTAGTTCATCAAAGGATGTTCTTTCTATtaacaacaaaagcaaagggaAATTCAAGCGGAGTACTAGTAAGGATAAGAAacccaacaagggcaaagggaaagttATTGGGAATAACTCATCCAAGCCGAAAAAGGGTGCATCTTCTGAAGATAAGTGCCACTATTATTGTGGTATGGGTcattggaagcgtaattgcccTAAGTATATTGGAGATGTtaaagctggacgtgtgactccaATAG GGCATGTGAGTAAGGATAAGGGAAAGGATAAGCATGCTTGA